The Lewinellaceae bacterium genome includes a region encoding these proteins:
- a CDS encoding tetratricopeptide repeat protein — translation MKDDYKWIDEYLNGNLSEEERTNFQERLKNDPLFKESYEVRKSMDIFLKNRKGKASLIKDLDSLGNQYFQESENDKSKGKVTKMIPRWARYASAAAAIMLLVIAIRNFLPQNILYNQYADIGKMNLEEKGPETFTGKAEIAFNAQDYISAYYFLTQHLEREPEDIQAIYYLGLSALESGKYEEALNIFENLNKGATAYQKSGKWWQAMTYLKMKNFNQCRKALKEIPESNEAFYEKAQELLVKIDKR, via the coding sequence AGAACGTACAAATTTTCAGGAGCGCCTGAAAAATGATCCTCTTTTTAAGGAATCTTACGAGGTGAGAAAAAGCATGGATATTTTTCTCAAAAACAGGAAAGGAAAAGCATCTTTGATCAAAGACCTCGACAGTCTTGGAAATCAATATTTTCAAGAATCAGAAAACGACAAGTCAAAGGGTAAAGTTACAAAAATGATACCCCGGTGGGCTCGGTATGCTTCAGCTGCAGCGGCAATTATGCTCCTGGTTATTGCCATCCGTAATTTCCTGCCACAGAATATCCTTTATAATCAATATGCCGATATAGGTAAAATGAATTTGGAGGAAAAAGGCCCTGAAACTTTTACTGGTAAAGCGGAAATAGCGTTTAACGCACAGGATTATATCTCCGCATATTACTTTCTGACCCAGCATCTGGAACGGGAGCCGGAAGATATCCAGGCTATTTATTATCTTGGACTTTCGGCTCTGGAATCAGGAAAATATGAAGAAGCTTTAAATATTTTTGAAAATTTAAACAAAGGAGCTACAGCTTATCAAAAATCCGGTAAATGGTGGCAGGCGATGACCTATTTAAAAATGAAAAATTTTAATCAATGCAGGAAAGCTTTGAAAGAAATTCCGGAGTCCAATGAAGCCTTTTATGAGAAAGCACAGGAGTTGTTGGTGAAAATTGATAAAAGATAG